The following are encoded together in the Vigna unguiculata cultivar IT97K-499-35 chromosome 2, ASM411807v1, whole genome shotgun sequence genome:
- the LOC114174162 gene encoding probable beta-D-xylosidase 6, giving the protein MRKQWAWSSTVMLLLMLFLVSEIATVRSTDYACKFPHHSYPFCDASLPTLARARSIVSLLTLPEKILLLSNNASSIPRLGIPAYQWWSESLHGLAINGPGVSFNGTIPSATNFPQVILSAASFNRSLWFRTAAAIAREARAMFNVGQAGLTFWAPNINIFRDPRWGRGQETPGEDPMLASAYAVEYVRGLQGIRGIQDAVGDDDDDKLMVSACCKHFTAYDLDMWKQFSRYNFNAVVSEQDLEDTYQPPFRGCIQQGKASCLMCSYNEVNGVPACASEELLGLARDKWGFKGYITSDCDAVATVYEYQKYANSSEDAVADVLKAGLDIDCGTFMLRNTEYAIEQGKIKEEDIDRALLNLFSVQLRLGLFDGDPLKGQFGKLGSKDVCNPEHKTLALEAARQGIVLLKNDKKFLPLNRDIGASLAVIGPLATTTKLGGGYSGIPCSLTSLYGGLEEFAERISFSFGCHDVSCESDDGFGEALDTAKQADFVVIVVGLDATQETEDHDRVSLLLPGKQMDLVSSVADASKNPAILVLIGGGPLDVSFAEKNEKIGSILWVGYPGEAGGKALAEIIFGEFNPVGRLPLTWYPEAFTNVPMNDMNMRADPSRGYPGRTYRFYTGSRVYGFGHGLSYSHFSYNFLSAPSKISLSRIIKDGSRKRLYQAGKEVYGADYVPINKLQNCNSLSFSVHISVTNLGDLDGSHVVMLFSKGPRVVDGSPETQLVGFSSLHTVANKSADTSILVHPCEHLSFADEQGRRILPMGSHTLSVGDVEHIVSIQIY; this is encoded by the exons ATGAGGAAGCAATGGGCATGGAGTTCCACGGTGATGTTGCTTCTGATGTTGTTCCTTGTCTCTGAAATAGCCACCGTAAGAAGCACCGACTACGCTTGCAAATTCCCCCACCACTCTTACCCTTTCTGCGACGCTTCCCTTCCCACTCTCGCTCGAGCGCGATCCATCGTTTCTCTCCTCACTCTCCCGGAGAAGATCCTCCTTCTCTCCAACAACGCCTCTTCCATTCCCCGCCTCGGCATCCCCGCCTACCAGTGGTGGTCCGAGTCTCTCCACGGCCTTGCGATCAATGGCCCCGGAGTCTCCTTCAACGGCACCATCCCCTCCGCCACCAACTTCCCCCAAGTCATCCTCTCAGCCGCCTCCTTCAACCGCTCCCTCTGGTTCCGCACCGCCGCCGCCATCGCCCGCGAGGCCCGCGCCATGTTCAATGTGGGCCAGGCCGGTCTCACCTTCTGGGCCCCCAACATCAACATCTTCAGAGACCCCAGGTGGGGCCGCGGCCAGGAGACTCCCGGGGAAGATCCCATGCTCGCTTCTGCCTATGCTGTTGAGTATGTCCGAGGCCTTCAGGGGATTCGCGGAATCCAAGATGCTGTTggcgatgatgatgatgataaactTATGGTGTCTGCGTGTTGCAAACATTTCACTGCTTATGATTTGGACATGTGGAAGCAGTTCTCGAGGTATAACTTCAATGCTGTG GTATCAGAACAGGATTTGGAAGATACATATCAGCCACCGTTTCGTGGTTGTATCCAGCAAGGTAAAGCTAGCTGCTTGATGTGTTCCTACAATGAGGTGAACGGTGTTCCTGCTTGTGCAAGTGAGGAACTCTTGGGACTGGCTAGAGACAAGTGGGGGTTCAAAGG GTACATCACCTCAGACTGTGATGCTGTGGCCACGGTTTATGAGTATCAGAAATACGCTAATTCCAGTGAGGATGCTGTCGCTGATGTTCTCAAAGCAG GTTTGGATATTGATTGTGGAACGTTTATGCTTAGAAATACAGAATATGCTATTGAACAAGGTAAAATTAAAGAGGAAGATATAGATAGAGCTCTTCTTAACCTTTTTTCTGTTCAACTGCGCCTTGGACTGTTTGATGGAGACCCTCTAAAAGGCCAATTTGGAAAATTGGGATCAAAGGATGTTTGTAACCCAGAACACAAAACACTGGCGCTTGAAGCTGCAAGGCAGGGAATTGTACTGCTGAAGAATGACAAGAAGTTTCTTCCCTTGAATAGGGATATTGGTGCCTCCTTGGCTGTCATTGGTCCATTGGCAACTACAACCAAACTAGGTGGTGGCTACTCAG GAATTCCTTGCTCCTTAACAAGCTTATACGGAGGACTTGAAGAGTTTGCAGAGAGGatatcattttcttttggtTGCCATGATGTATCGTGCGAGTCTGATGATGGTTTCGGTGAGGCTCTTGACACTGCAAAACAAGCTGATTTTGTTGTTATAGTTGTCGGACTTGATGCAACGCAAGAGACAGAGGATCATGATCGAGTTAGTCTTCTCTTGCCTGGTAAACAGATGGACCTTGTATCCTCTGTAGCTGATGCCAGTAAAAATCCAGCCATTCTAGTTCTTATTGGTGGAGGACCTCTTGATGTCTCTTTTgctgaaaaaaatgaaaaaattggaAGTATTCTTTGGGTTGGGTACCCTGGTGAAGCTGGCGGAAAAGCCCTAGCTGAAATAATCTTTGGAGAGTTTAATCCAG TGGGAAGACTACCATTGACTTGGTACCCTGAGGCATTTACTAATGTTCCCATGAATGACATGAACATGCGAGCTGATCCTTCACGTGGTTACCCAGGAAGAACCTACCGGTTTTATACTGGAAGTAGAGTATACGGATTTGGCCATGGTTTAAGCTACAGtcatttttcttacaatttctTATCAGCCCCAAGTAAAATTAGTCTGTCAAGAATAATCAAAGATGGTTCTAGAAAAAGATTATATCAGGCAGGGAAAGAAGTTTATGGAGCTGATTATGTTCCAATTAATAAGTTGCAAAATTGCAATTCATTGAGTTTCTCAGTGCATATTTCTGTGACCAACCTTGGTGATTTGGATGGAAGTCATGTTGTGATGTTGTTCTCTAAAGGGCCGAGAGTTGTAGATGGTTCTCCAGAAACCCAGTTGGTTGGGTTCAGCAGTCTGCATACTGTTGCTAACAAATCTGCTGACACAAGCATTTTGGTGCATCCTTGTGAGCACTTGAGCTTTGCAGATGAGCAAGGAAGAAGGATTTTGCCAATGGGCTCCCACACTTTGAGTGTAGGCGATGTGGAGCACATTgtttcaattcaaatttattga